DNA sequence from the Pelagibaculum spongiae genome:
AACAGCGCGTTATTGACTTCAAACGATGGATTTTCAGTGGTCGCGCCAATAAACAGCAAAGTGCCGTCTTCAACATGCGGTAAAAAAGCATCTTGCTGGGCTTTATTAAAGCGATGCACTTCATCAACAAACAAAACCGTAGTTCGGCCAGCCGCTTGCTGCATTTTTGCTTCTTCAATGGCGATACGAATTTCTTTCACGCCGGATAAAACCGCCGATAAAGTAATCCAGTGACAACCTGCAGCTTCTGCCAACATCCTCGCCAAGGTAGTTTTACCAGTGCCTGGTGGCCCCCATAGCAACATTGAATAAAGCCGGCCGCTATCTAACGCTCGGCGCAATGGCTTGCCCTCAGCCAGCAAATGTTGCTGGCCGAAATAATCATTTAAAGATTTGGGGCGCATTCTCGCCGCGAGCGGCTGATAGACAGGTTGCGAATGAAACAGGCTCATTGTTCGATTAAATCCACACCTTCTGGTGCAGTAAAGCGGAATTTTGCTGGGTCAATCGATGGGTTGATTTCCAGATCAACAAAACGAATACGGGTTTCGCTACCGAGTTGATCAAACAACACCATGTCGGTTAAACCTTTTTTACTATCCAGCCGTAAACGGATAATTTCAAAAGGACTATTTTCTTTTAGCGGGGTTAACTTAAGCCAATCATCTGCTTCAGCTTCTACCTTGAAATGCTGCTCTAACTGAGTACCCCGATTAGATAAAATCATTGCTGGCGTTTGACTTAATACCGCAAATTGATCTTGAACGATTACTTGTTCTAGCAGCGGATCGTAATTCCATAATTTACGGCCATCAGCAATAATCACTTGCTCGTCAGGTACGTCTACTTGCCAACGGAATTTAGATGGCTGACGCAACCAGAAACGGCCTTGCTGACTACCAGCTAACTGGCCATTTTCTAATCGTGTTTGCTGATCAAAACTAGCTTGCAACTGGTCGACTTTAGCCAACCATGCTTTCAGTTGATCGGCATCACCCGCAAAGGCTGTTACCGGCAACCAAAACGCCAGCAGACAGATCCATAACTTACTTCTCATTAACTACTCCTTACGGGATGGAACCAACACTTCTCGCTGGCCATTCGTTTGCATTTGCGAGACCAGACCCGCAGCTTCCATATCTTCAATTAATCGTGCCGCCCGGTTATAGCCAATTTTCAATCTGCGTTGAACGCTGGAAATTGAAGCCCGACGGCTATCAAGTACAATTTGCACTGCTTCATCATACAGTGGATCCATTTCCCCACCTGATTCACTTGATTGCTCACCTGGTAGGAATACCGCATTAGACGCTGATTCGTCGAGAATGTCCTCAAGGTAATCAGGTTCTCCACGAGATTTCCAATCTTGAACCACTTTGTGCACTTCATCATCAGCAACAAACGCACCATGCACTCGCAGGGTGTGACTGGTTCCTGGTGGCAAGTACAACATATCGCCCATACCTAACAGTTGCTCTGCACCTTGCTGATCAAGAATGGTTCGAGAATCAATTCTCGACGACACCTGAAAAGCCATTCGAGTTGGCACATTGGCTTTAATCAAACCAGTAATCACATCCACCGACGGCCTTTGAGTTGCCAAGATTAAATGAATACCGGCAGCACGGGCTTTTTGGGCAATGCGAGCAATTAATTCTTCAACTTTTTTACCGACAATCATCATCATATCGGCAAACTCATCGACCACCACCACAATATACGGCAACGCCTCTAACTCAGGCGCACTGTCACCACCTTGCTCCGGGTTCCATAGTGGATCAAACAATGGCTGACCAGCTTCTTGCGCATCGGTAACTTTACGATTAAAACCATTAATATTTCGAACACCCAGTGTGGCCATTAATTTATAACGGCGCTCCATTTCACCGACACACCATCGCAAGGCACTGGCTGCTTCTTTCATATCGGTCACTACTGGGCAAAGTAAGTGTGGGATGCCGTCATAAACGGCTAATTCGAGCATTTTAGGGTCAATCATTATTAGGCGAACTTCATCTGGCCCGGCTTTATAAAGCAAGCTCAGCAACATGGCATTCAGACCGACCGACTTACCGGAACCGGTAGTTCCAGCTACTAACAAATGAGGCATTTTTGCCAAATCAACCACGATCGATTCACCAGAAATATCTTTACCTAAGCCCATAGAAAGCGGTGAACTGGCTTTTTCAAATACATCAGATGACAGGATTTCTGATAGACGAACAATTTCGCGCTGTTCGTTTGGAATTTCCAAACCTACATATGGTTTGCCCGGAATCACTTCGACAATTCGCACACTGGTTACAGATAGTGAACGCGCCAAGTCTTTAGACAAATTAGAAACCTTACTAACTTTGATCCCCGGCGCTAGCTCCATTTCAAAACGGGTAATCACCGGGCCTGGGTGAACTTCAATGACCCGTGCTTCAATGTTGAATTCTAACAGCTTGCACTCCACCAGCCGCGACATGGCATCCAATGCTTCAGGAGCAATCTGTTTGCGATCGGTCGTTCCAGCGATGTCTAACAAAGATAGCGGCGGAAGTGGATTGCCAGACTGATCTTCTGGGAACAAATCTTTCTGCTGCTCCTTGATGGCTCTTTTACTTTTCTCAACTGGTTTTGCAGGCGGAATGATTTCTGGGGAAGCAGTTTCTAGCGGTACATCTCCTGACGGCTGACGGGGAAACATTTCTTTTCGCTTTTGCCGCAGCGACTGCTTTTCTACCAACGGATTATTTACCCGCAACGGATCGCTGATAATTTTGCCGATACTAAGATCTTCTGCTTGTAACTTTTCCGCTTCAGTTTTTTCCAACTGCAGCTTTTCAGTACGATCACGCTGAAACTGTTTTAGCTTTTCTAGCAACTCAATCGCTTTACTGCCCAAATTATCGACAAAGCCCAACCAAGAAAACCCGGTTAAAAGCGTCACGCCTGTCAATAACACCGCCCACAATAAAATTGATGCGCCAGCCAAATTT
Encoded proteins:
- the lolA gene encoding outer membrane lipoprotein chaperone LolA, whose amino-acid sequence is MRSKLWICLLAFWLPVTAFAGDADQLKAWLAKVDQLQASFDQQTRLENGQLAGSQQGRFWLRQPSKFRWQVDVPDEQVIIADGRKLWNYDPLLEQVIVQDQFAVLSQTPAMILSNRGTQLEQHFKVEAEADDWLKLTPLKENSPFEIIRLRLDSKKGLTDMVLFDQLGSETRIRFVDLEINPSIDPAKFRFTAPEGVDLIEQ
- a CDS encoding DNA translocase FtsK, which translates into the protein MTEALVILLLALGCFLFLALISYSSQDPGWSHTGFNAQITNWAGSSGAWFADLAFFLFGFCAYGLPLAVALLAWKLGRHKLQSLSEDDYFLLSIRLAGACLVLLTAPAIEFIYFQNMLSWLPNGPGGVLGTGSTHWLMDSLNLAGASILLWAVLLTGVTLLTGFSWLGFVDNLGSKAIELLEKLKQFQRDRTEKLQLEKTEAEKLQAEDLSIGKIISDPLRVNNPLVEKQSLRQKRKEMFPRQPSGDVPLETASPEIIPPAKPVEKSKRAIKEQQKDLFPEDQSGNPLPPLSLLDIAGTTDRKQIAPEALDAMSRLVECKLLEFNIEARVIEVHPGPVITRFEMELAPGIKVSKVSNLSKDLARSLSVTSVRIVEVIPGKPYVGLEIPNEQREIVRLSEILSSDVFEKASSPLSMGLGKDISGESIVVDLAKMPHLLVAGTTGSGKSVGLNAMLLSLLYKAGPDEVRLIMIDPKMLELAVYDGIPHLLCPVVTDMKEAASALRWCVGEMERRYKLMATLGVRNINGFNRKVTDAQEAGQPLFDPLWNPEQGGDSAPELEALPYIVVVVDEFADMMMIVGKKVEELIARIAQKARAAGIHLILATQRPSVDVITGLIKANVPTRMAFQVSSRIDSRTILDQQGAEQLLGMGDMLYLPPGTSHTLRVHGAFVADDEVHKVVQDWKSRGEPDYLEDILDESASNAVFLPGEQSSESGGEMDPLYDEAVQIVLDSRRASISSVQRRLKIGYNRAARLIEDMEAAGLVSQMQTNGQREVLVPSRKE